The following nucleotide sequence is from Drosophila simulans strain w501 chromosome 3L, Prin_Dsim_3.1, whole genome shotgun sequence.
GGACGGAATCGGCATGGGTTGCTGTGCTCCACCCTCAAGTGGCAACCCCAACCGAGGTTGGGCCGGCCATTAGCTGGTCTTAAACTTAATTCTTTGGCAGTGCTGTGTGTGGCTGTTTCCTGAATGTCCTGGCCGCAACTCTATGTCGTCTGGTTGGCGGTTTGAGTTTCCAGACTTGGCAGCCTATCCTCCCGCGAGGCACTCTGGTGCTTGGCCAGATCGCTCTCGGGTATGTGATCTTTCCAGTTGCGGAAAAGGTAGCGAGTGAACTTCTTTAGCTGCCTAAATTTGCAATAGGTAGCACCTTCGGCGGATTGGAGCTGCTGGGTTTGGATAAGAAAGCCTTTCTCCTTGAAAGTTTTTTCCAGCTTCTCGCGCTGCTTTGATCGCCTGGAGGATCTTCGTTTACGTTCGCTCTCTGACGAGGACTTGCTTTGCGTGTGACCGGGACATATTGCTCCAGGCATGGGACTCTGGGAGCTGGAGCAGTGGGACGCTGGACTATGGGGCGCTACGGCAGCCACTATATGGTTGTGGCTGGGCAGGAGTAGCGTTGAGGTGGGCGACTCCGGCGATATGTGCAGCAACTCTGGACTGAGGTCCGTCGATGGAGCTGGAATATCCACGTAGAGCTTCTCCTGTGCcggctgctggtgttgctgtagctgctgctgctgatcccGGGAGATGAACTCGTAGCCTCGCATGGTCTTGTCTCCGGTGCCGTTGTAATACCGGTAATTGCCCTCCGCGTCCACCGAGAGCATCTTTTTCTCCTGCAGCGTGGGTTTGGCACCGCCGGTGAACTTAAACTTGCAGATGCTCACCTCGTTCGAGGGACTCGACGAATGCTCGGCGGGCATGGGTGGGATAAAGATGGCTGACCGCTTTCGTTTCCGCATGGCCAGCGGTGTGGTATCATTGGCGAAGAATCCGCTTGGTATCGGAATCTTAAGAGATAGCTGGTTGTCCTTCTCGATGGTCTCCAAGGGCACGGGCAACCCTCCCAGGCTGCAGGACTCGACGAGCTGCTGATAGTACAGTCCAACTGGTTGCAGGAGCAACTTGGCTGCTGTCATAGGCTGTTCCTCCGTCCCTGCCAGCTCCAAGGTCAGAGGTTTTACTGTACTAAGTGGTGTGGTCCGATGCGAGGAGCTGCCGCAATCTGTCGTAGCTGTGGTCGTAGTTGGTGTAGCTCGCGGCTTCTCACTGTCGCCGCTGGAGATGGAGTAACGATCGCCGCTCTGGTCACGCAGGCAAAGATTCAGCGGCTCCTCAGGTGGCACCGCAATCGTGGAGGTAGACGCCGGCGGAGCAGCACTGACCGGCATCGCAGGCACAGATGCCGGAACAATGGTGCCGTAGTTTTTGTAGATTAGGTGACAGATATCCGCCTTCTTGGGCTTCCGACCACGACGTGGCTTGTAGTTATCCAGCGTAATCTCACCCATGTACGGCAGGTCTGCGTATTTTAGGGAGTTCCGCTTCGAGGCAGTGGTTACCTCGGGATTTTTTGTCGGCACCACGGACGTCGCAGCGATGGGTGAAGATCGCGAGGTTGGTGCTCCAACTCGTGGAGCGGAAGACTGCTTCTGATGTTGGCGTTCGGCATTGCGCTGGATCTCGGCAATCTTCCGCAGCCAACTTCGTACGTTCTCGTGAGCCTGACTCGGTGGAGGAGCTGGCGGTGGCAGCACTGGTCTTGCTTGCTGGCGACCCTGTGTGGCCTCGTAATGGGCGGCATACTCGGCGGGCAGAGCTTGGTGGTGGAAGCGAAGCTTCATGGCGCCTGCATCGCCTCGCTTACGTGATCGGTGTTGGCCCTGGCTGTGCACTGGCCTAACTGTCTTTTGTGGTACGGCAGTGGGCGGCTGCTCCTGCGCTGGCTGCCGGTTCGCCTTCCGGCTGCCCATCAGCAGATTGGCCTTCAGCTGCTGCTTGGTCAGTGGACTGCAGGTGCCATTGTGCGGGGTTTCGTGGCCAGCACTTTTGCGGGCCAGTAGAGTCTTGAAGGGATGGTCCTCGTCGTGGGCATCGTTGGTGGCGCCATGCGAGATCAATGGGTCGTCGGagccctgcagcagcagccgtgTGCTGTTCAGATCAAGTCGGAGTTGTGGGTGCTCGGGCGTGGGCAGCCAACACTCCAGGTCGGGATCGTGCTCCAGCTTTATGTTGGGTAGCAGTTGGTCCAGATTGTTAGTAGCCGGGGCTACTGGACCCAACTCTCCCTTTTCTGCGTTTCCGTTAAGATCGCAGATCCTTGTAAGTTCTTGCATGCTGATCCTGATTTCGGCTAAAATTAAGTAAGGAAACGGGAGTTAATTATTATCCATAGAGAAAAATCCttattatatgttttaattataatataaaactaTTCATATTTACATTactaattaattacattacTAATTCCTGAGTTTATTGTGATTTGAATTTTCAGAGAGAAAACACATTGTGTATACGAACTGTTGACAGACATCGAAggtaataaatgaaaatggtaaTTACCAGTTAAACGCTTTTCCGGAAAATAGTACGTAAATACCAAGGAATACACCAATCTAAACTAAGCTGCAATTTAAACCGTAGAAAGTTAGAagtaaatatgaaatgaaggaatacgttgcgtatacgcgatGTGAGAAGCACGAAAAACACGTTGTGTTGTTATTTTGATGATCGCCGGCAGAGGAACACGTTCACGGagacggaggaggaggaggctgcTCAATCTCTATTCCTCTCTCGATCGGTGGCCAGCACGGGAATTCTATTTAAATGTCCAAGAGGAACTGGCAAGTGGCGCTCTCTCAGgcgaaacacacacaaacgcacaacGATTTTTGCCCCGAAACCgaaatgttgtttttgtgcaTGAAATTCGATTCCCTGGGCAAAAAGCATGCCCATAAAAGGTCTAAAGGCCCGGCCTGAATGGATGCAAAGGGTATTTGCTCTATCCACATACATGGAATAACGATTTATAATCGAGAACTATCATATTTACCTTGCTATTCTATCGTTTGTACGTTTAAGGTGCCCTGGAAAAATGAATAACTTCTGTTCGGTTCCCTCGCCGGTTCAGTCTTGGCTCAAGCTGTCCTGGTAATGCCCGGTGATTGAGATCACCTTCAAATCGCCACGGTGCACACAGTTCACTTCACGCTGCCAGTGGCAGTTGGTCGACGGGAATCGCCGCTGTGCGCGTGCACATCGTGTTGACATCCAAAACGCAACTAGTTGCGGGAAAGCCGAGTCGCGGAAAGCATCGCTTCTTCGGAATATGCTCCTTAGATGGACCGCCGCGGAGAGCACGCCCCACACACAATAGAGGGAAATAGGAAAATAGCGCGGACGGTCGGCCaagtgaaaatcaaatcaaattccGCCGCTCTTCGGAGATGCGGAGATGCGTTGTCGCTGCTCGACACCGATGGTTGTCGTGGTCCGTATTTAACGCCAAAGACGAAGCTATTTCGTGTGTGTTCATTTTTAGAAAAATCCAACTTGTTGCCGGCCATATAGAAGACCCCTCACCACTCGGCCAGGTCCACAACGCTACGCAGAATGCGGCAGCCAAAAAGAAGCAAGAAATTctgcccaaaaaaaagaaattatatttttcgctGTTTTTCATTCATGGGCGGCTGCCTGTGCGCCAACTTGTTTATTGTATCAACGGATCGGGGtgaaaacaaattgctttCGTTTCAGCTTCTCCCGCAGCCGAGCAGTGGGGAGTGGGCTGTCGAGGGTATCCCCAGGTCTATCAGCACCACCTTGTTTTTTATAGCTCTCTATGCTAGCAGCTACGCGTATATGCGATCGCTTAGTTTgatggcattttatttatagcacCTGGCTACTTCGGGTTAGGGCAACTAAGAATCGCCTGCGCCTCTATCGGATTATGATTTTTCGGGTAAGGTAGGGAAAGGAAAAtaagtgaaatgaaaaacacCTCCCGAAATAGACAACGGATCGAGGCGGATCCTCTATTTTGGGCAGAGCACATGGCAATGTAGGTCAACTCCGCTTCTAACTGGAGTgagtgcacagagagaaattcaagtaagaaataaaaaaatgctgaGAATGACTTTTCTTGAAAgtgatgaaaatgaaaatagaaaaatattttaaaactttgcaTCTGATAAGAAAATTAGCctgataaaattaaattaaaaaataaaagcaaaaaaaaaaaatattttgtataaaacaccaaatattaAGCCTTCAaacattatttaaaacaaatgtaatatataataaagtaCAGAAAATATTCACATCACACTCACATGCAAGTTCAGACCATGATTGATATGAAATGACACGGTAtggttttttatattaattattaaatgggAATTACATATAAGATAAGTATGACGGCATtgttgtgggtgggtggtttgcgtttggtttattttaaataaattgttttgagTTGTCATGATTTTCAAACTGAATGTTAGTAACTCAGTAATATTCGGTCATGGTCTGATCACTAATTACTTTCTCCACTGCGCAAAATAAGAGAAGCAAACCGACGAAACTCGGAACATCAGAATGCAAAGCACAATGCAAAAGTCACTATCCAAATGCGAATAGACGCCTTTCGGGGCAGCGTTCTTCAAGCTACTCATTTGGCAGTGCCAAGACGATTAGGCCCCTTATTGAACAGATCACtcaatcataataataataatacctaCCCGCTTTTAGCTGGAAAGAATCTTTTCTCGACCGTTTCGCATCGCGTGCAAGATTGAACTTCGCAGAGATCACTGTGCagtcgatgatgatgacgctGTACCGCTGGCAGTGGTGGGTGGGCGAGTTTTTCGCGACCTGCAGAAGCTTTACATTCTACAGTTGGTTAGACGGCGGTTAGACGGCAGTCGGCGGTAATTGGCAACCCAGAACCGGAGCTTACATCACCACCAGATCGGCCAGCGGCGGCGGAGACCAACCTACGGATGCGGAGCGGAGCTCTTGAGTATTGCACATCTATTCGGCAGTTGCGAgtctgcagcagctgctgctggtgttttTTCCACTGCTATCTGCTGCTAGCATGTTTATCGAGCGACACTGACAGTCAATATCTGCTTGCGCGAACgaacatatttgtatttatggcCATAACTGCCACTTCAATCGCCCACGCGCGCTTTTGTTAACCTGGCTTGAAGCAAGTGAACACAACCATGTCATTTGCGAATTCTAGAGATCAAGTCTTTCGTCTGGCCTTGCCTCAAGTTCACACGATATCGCCAAGTATTCCTCTGGGATTAACTCACTTCACTTAAGTCATAATTTTCGcatcaaaatttgaattttttatgtttactAGCCGCCGACAAAACGCGAGCCAATATGCAAATGCTTGGCTTGAATAGGCGAACTGCCGCTCGATTCGCGATTTCCATTCAAATCAGATTCGTTTTCGTTCTGTTGGCCAATTCGGCCAGGTGgccaatattttttaagccaGAATTGCCATATCGCTGGATTCGGAATTCAGAATTAAGAGAGAGAAACAATGGGGCTGAATGATATTTTTATGgtaaaagtttattatttgcaactttattttttagtttcttttttgtgtttttgttttcatgtttaaatgtctataaagtatatataatatatatttctgcattttttgtggtttgtgtttttttgttaattttttttttattttttcataattttttttttgctttgttttgttttatttaacttgCCAGTTGTTCTTTGTTTATATACCTATTACACATTTGCATAAGTTTTTGtgtataataattattattaataataatttaattgttgtaATTATAACCATGGTTTATAATCTCCTCCGACTCTCTATATCCAATTTCCTGCTCCGCGTTTACTATATGTCCCCGCCTCCATATCATCAATGCGCTTATGTCGCCCCATCAGCGACGcccagtttttaattttattttcagttttattttaatttttatttttttttggcaaacgaaACAAAATGTACACTGCTTGCCCATATTTTGAAACTggcaataattaattaatactaGGGTGGTTGATATTTCTGTTATTACGATTTATACCTCCATCTCATCTTATTGTTAGCCTTTCGCCGCACTCTGGATCTAACTAATCTGCCTTTGCTCCTTCCTACTGTTTGGTTATGGTTGGATCAGTGTGCTCCGGATTATGGGAGATCTTAGGTCTTGAAGCAGATTGATCGTAAATGAACCTGTTTGGGTGTCTAGGATGGTGGCGGCATCTTTAATCGATCGGTAGTTATTGTTACTGTAGTATGTACTCATCTATTATTATGCTGGGTTTATTTATGTTGTATCCTGCAGTAAGTCgcataaataatgtttaaaatatacttCTGGTAATAATGCTTTaagtattaaaatatttatagttttgttcataattaattaatagttTTCTTGTTCGATAGCATTTACTTGTGTTGTGGGCTTTCAACCGATTTCCGCGTGACAATGCATCGCGGAAAAGGCCGATTgagtatatatagatatatatctgTATTGTTTTTTCGGTGTTTACTTTCatccttttgttttaatgaacGAATGCACAATTTTACACACTTCGCCATTCTGGTTTCATTATTCATAGATTGTATTTAatgtacacatatgtatagtatatagcGTATATTTCTATAAATAGTTATATAAAGACCTTTTTGTTGCTATTATAAATGATTTACTTAATTGTTCTTCACTTCTGCTCCACTTTGTTTTCGATCAACTACTTTTGACTATTACATCATTTTGACATTACATCATCGTCCCCGTTAGTTCGGCATTCTATgtgtgtaaatataaattttgtcatatttaatataagtGAGTATGCATGTAATAGCTGTGTGCATGATTCTGCCCTTATTTCCGCTTCAATTGTGAtgaatttgaaaaaatgtgtaaagtGAGAAATGCTCGATCTGTATATAAAGTGCATTCGATGTGGGAACTCAATGAATAATTCAATGAAATACTATAGAAAAACTCTTGAACTGTTCCGGGCTCACAGGGCCAGTGATCGATCCTGTTTATcctctatttatattttattctttttattcTGAAAccattttacatttaacatttaattcaTGTGTCGTTATTCTTGATTTCGCCtcgtttggttttgttttctcatTCGAACTTGAAATGCCTCTTGACAGTTTTTAAAGGAACTGATCACGAATCGTGTTGGGTGTAAAAGCATTCTTTGGATTTGCCCTCTTGGAATCGGTTTTgctttgaattaaataaaatgagaattCATTATCTGCATTTGTCTGTCTTTACATTTATGCTACTAGTATTAGGTGCAAGTtctcttaatttaaaatgtcagtttttttaattttaatgttaggtttttatttttgttttcgtttgtgtTTCTCATTCACATTTTGCTGCTAATTTCTTATTGTTTTCGTTAAAGGTGCTCTTCAAAAATCTCAAATAATGGATTGTTGTAATCATTGCTAAGTAATTGTATTTGTGTGGACTTGGTTTTGGGATCGGAAAAGACGGATGtaattacatacataaatcTGGAGCAATCGCAAATCATTCATAATTGAGGATAAGTTACCAAAATCAAACCACATGCCGTTTTGCttacgtgtgtgtgagtgtttgtgtgcttgCATAATGCTAAATACGGACGGATTTCTAAACGGAAAGTATATAGAGTGTACAAAGAAGCTGTAGCTATAGTACTGCATCTGAGAAATAGTTTCTGAAACGCATCTCAAGCTACACTCAAAAAATTCCAAGtgttatatgtatgtgtccTTCGGATGTGTTGATGCTAAAATCTAGACTAGCAactaattttgtttttcaataaTATGCAATAATTCAACCCCTTGGTTCGGGTTTCTGTTTGAGGGGCTTTATactatatacaatataaattcGCTTTGACCATTTGGTTTTATTCGATTAGCCTGCTGCCAACTGCATGAGTTATTCATACATATCTCTGCATCTCGTACCTCGATCTAACATTTGGCTAAGTACTAAAAGATAACAGTTTTATCtacaaaaaataacttttggGCCTTTTCAACGCCAATATCTCCAGCCGTACACCTATTCCTCTCCCATATCATTCCATCCGATTCGGTTTgtataattgcaaaattgGTTTATAATGCTTGGTTGACCTTAGCTCGCTAATAAATCTTTCTTTGTtcatagtaatagtaataattgTCATAATAATAGTATTATAATATATCGTCTATATAAGTACGACTAGTTtctgcatttaaaaatgtttaaatttctccttctccttctcattttgttttcatattttttgttgttgtattttaaatgcactttCTGAGCTTTCTTACAAGCGCCGCcaattattgttgctgtttttgttatattccTATGGCTACTATAGCCTTTCCATTTCCCAACTATGCCCTTGGTTGATGATACTCTAAAGATCTAACCCTATGCCTATCCAAGCGAAATCTAGTTGGTAAGCAAAGCTTCAAAAGTGTGTCTCGAGCTTAAAAATATCGTATCGAAAAAAGTGCGGAAGCTTTGAGGGAAATTATAGTacaaatgaattgaaatgcattgGTTCAATACGAAATGATCATAGTTATTTGATAAGTTTAGTtgctatttatatttaactgcATGTATTACCCTGTATCCAATATGTCATTCTTGTGATTctattaaaaccaaaccaaaaatgcGCTATATCAAAGGCAAAATGTGTTAGGCTTGGCAAAAAGATATGCACCCTACCCTTTTCATCCTACCTATCGATCCTACATTCCTTGTCCTGCTGCCATCTTGGGCCCTTGTAACTGTGTCTCTGTGTTGGTTGGAGTGTTGATTGGGTGTCCTTGTAGGTGTAGTTAGAAAACTAGTGTATGCAATTTTGGTAAGTCCTTGGTTATGGTGGGGTTAAGTGCTTGTCTCTATCGTTATTTATCGTTATCGTTAGCATTAGTTTAGTTTTACCATTACGTTTACTTCCTTTTAAATACCTGCAGAAAAGTgtatctaaatatatttttgattagtAAGTTCTAAACTTGGACTCCAGTGTTTTTGGTTGTTTCATGTTCTTTTGTTTCCGTGTCAGTGTTGTAAGCTTCATTCACTACTTTGTCTAACCTTGTCATTAACtagtatatataatatatttgtgtatagtagatataataaataaagaagtTAGTTTTTATTAGTAATGCCTTGTATAGAGTAATAA
It contains:
- the LOC27206232 gene encoding uncharacterized protein LOC27206232, with the protein product MQELTRICDLNGNAEKGELGPVAPATNNLDQLLPNIKLEHDPDLECWLPTPEHPQLRLDLNSTRLLLQGSDDPLISHGATNDAHDEDHPFKTLLARKSAGHETPHNGTCSPLTKQQLKANLLMGSRKANRQPAQEQPPTAVPQKTVRPVHSQGQHRSRKRGDAGAMKLRFHHQALPAEYAAHYEATQGRQQARPVLPPPAPPPSQAHENVRSWLRKIAEIQRNAERQHQKQSSAPRVGAPTSRSSPIAATSVVPTKNPEVTTASKRNSLKYADLPYMGEITLDNYKPRRGRKPKKADICHLIYKNYGTIVPASVPAMPVSAAPPASTSTIAVPPEEPLNLCLRDQSGDRYSISSGDSEKPRATPTTTTATTDCGSSSHRTTPLSTVKPLTLELAGTEEQPMTAAKLLLQPVGLYYQQLVESCSLGGLPVPLETIEKDNQLSLKIPIPSGFFANDTTPLAMRKRKRSAIFIPPMPAEHSSSPSNEVSICKFKFTGGAKPTLQEKKMLSVDAEGNYRYYNGTGDKTMRGYEFISRDQQQQLQQHQQPAQEKLYVDIPAPSTDLSPELLHISPESPTSTLLLPSHNHIVAAVAPHSPASHCSSSQSPMPGAICPGHTQSKSSSESERKRRSSRRSKQREKLEKTFKEKGFLIQTQQLQSAEGATYCKFRQLKKFTRYLFRNWKDHIPESDLAKHQSASREDRLPSLETQTANQTT